From Woronichinia naegeliana WA131, the proteins below share one genomic window:
- a CDS encoding KilA-N domain-containing protein: MVLRHSTLFSCILAVLNSPTIFLRKGFSFFQQALCKAHLEITGERKDTSNWLQTKMVQSAINKLSLVTGIPVTELIEVKQGGKYQGTWIHPRLAVRFTMWVNDDFSLFVEDWIHSWLGSGYTPAQMEADIDRIAMRDKLKNSSRTALTDQVKSFLEASNQYNPRSKETGIFFGRVHNEVNLVLTGEKASDMRQRLESSLGKPVSENELLRDYFPITDLADYAAICQTAANNIENGMHPINAIKMAAKQVLPPNHVPNPIDFTEKISFARYRLEQARRGRFYLEDEK, translated from the coding sequence ATGGTTTTGAGGCATTCTACCCTATTTTCGTGCATTCTAGCGGTTCTTAATTCGCCTACTATTTTTCTCCGTAAAGGTTTCAGCTTTTTTCAGCAAGCCCTATGTAAGGCACATCTGGAGATAACGGGAGAGAGAAAAGATACGTCCAATTGGCTACAAACAAAAATGGTACAGTCCGCCATCAATAAGCTTTCTCTCGTTACAGGAATTCCTGTAACGGAATTAATAGAGGTAAAGCAAGGTGGCAAATATCAGGGGACATGGATACATCCCCGTCTTGCTGTTCGTTTTACGATGTGGGTCAACGATGATTTTTCTTTGTTCGTAGAAGACTGGATTCATTCTTGGTTGGGTTCTGGCTATACTCCTGCTCAGATGGAAGCAGATATAGACAGGATTGCTATGCGCGATAAATTGAAAAATTCTAGCAGGACAGCACTGACAGATCAGGTAAAGTCGTTTTTAGAGGCATCCAACCAATACAACCCACGTTCTAAAGAAACAGGGATATTCTTTGGACGAGTCCACAACGAAGTCAATCTTGTTCTTACAGGAGAGAAGGCTTCTGACATGAGGCAAAGGCTGGAGTCTTCTTTAGGTAAGCCTGTTAGTGAAAATGAATTACTTCGTGATTATTTTCCTATTACTGATTTGGCTGATTATGCTGCGATTTGTCAGACAGCAGCAAACAACATAGAAAACGGGATGCACCCCATAAACGCCATAAAAATGGCCGCCAAGCAAGTTTTGCCTCCGAACCATGTTCCAAATCCAATTGACTTTACTGAAAAAATAAGTTTTGCAAGGTATCGCTTAGAGCAAGCTAGACGAGGACGGTTCTATCTTGAAGATGAAAAATAA